The segment GGCAATGATTTCATTATTATTGATGGCAGAGATGAAAGCCTTCCCATAAGCAATTCCATAATCAAAAAACTTTGCGACCGAAAATTTGGAATTGGAGCCGATGGGTTAATGATTTTAAAGAAACATAAGGATGTTGATTTCAGGATGATTTACTATAATGCTGATGGAATGGAAGGCAGTATGTGTGGGAATGGAGGAAGATGCATTCTTGCTTTCGCAAAAGAAATTGGACTCGCCAAAAATTATTTTCATTTTATGGCTTTTGATGGACTGCATGAGGGCGAAATACTGGAATATTATGCACCAGAATCAATGGTTAGGCTCAAAATGTCGGATGTAAATGAATTCAAAAAAGAGTCAAATTACTATTTAACCGACACCGGATCACCACATTATATTGAATTCCTAAACAATCT is part of the Bacteroidota bacterium genome and harbors:
- the dapF gene encoding diaminopimelate epimerase, with the translated sequence MTLAFHKYQGTGNDFIIIDGRDESLPISNSIIKKLCDRKFGIGADGLMILKKHKDVDFRMIYYNADGMEGSMCGNGGRCILAFAKEIGLAKNYFHFMAFDGLHEGEILEYYAPESMVRLKMSDVNEFKKESNYYLTDTGSPHYIEFLNNLQSKDIYKDGSEIRNNEQFREKGINVNFVEESSDHLFVRTFERGVEDETLSCGTGVTASALAFAIKQNIKKGSVQIQTLGGKLKVSFEREANVFKNIWLEGPATFIFKGEISI